A single Argentina anserina chromosome 7, drPotAnse1.1, whole genome shotgun sequence DNA region contains:
- the LOC126801490 gene encoding shaggy-related protein kinase theta, whose protein sequence is MNMMRRLKSIASGRSSVSSDPPGGDSSSKRSKFDQQTEKKVTDQNTRSTSMESAASTSSASFGAKIEAKEEKSTADQLPNDMHQMKIRDAHTHDVKDMEETFVCGNGTETGHIIATTVGGQNGQPKQTISYMAERVVGTGSFGVVFQAKCLETGDAVAIKKVLQDKRYKNRELQIMRLLDHSNVVQLKHCFFSTTEKEELYLNLVLEYISETVYRVSKHYVRMNQHVPIIYVQLYTYQICRALNYLHHVVGVCHRDIKPQNLLVNPHTHQLKICDFGSAKMLVPGEANISYICSRYYRAPELIFGATEYTTAIDMWSVGCVFAELLLGQPLFPGESGVDQLVEIIKILGTPTREEIKCMNPNYTEFKFPQIKAHPWHKIFHKQMPPEAVDLVSRLLQYSPNLRCTALEACAHPFFDDLRDPNVSLPNGRAVPPLFDFTAQELAGASTELRHRLIPEHARN, encoded by the exons ATGAATATGATGCGTCGGCTTAAGAGCATTGCGTCCGGCCGGAGCTCTGTTTCGTCCGACCCGCCG ggTGGCGATTCCAGCTCAAAGAGATCAAAGTTTGATCAACAAACTGAAAAGAAGGTTACTGACCAGAATACAAGATCAACGTCGATGGAATCAGCTGCTAGCACATCCAGTGCTTCTTTTGGAGCTAAGATAGAggccaaagaagaaaaatctaCTGCTGATCAGCTTCCAAACGATATGCATCAAATGAAAATCAGAGATGCCCACACCCATGATGTAAAG GATATGGAAGAAACTTTTGTATGTGGTAATGGAACGGAAACCGGTCATATCATTGCAACGACAGTAGGCGGTCAAAATGGACAACCTAAACAG ACAATCTCTTACATGGCAGAGCGCGTAGTTGGCACTGGTTCGTTTGGAGTCGTCTTTCAG gcCAAGTGCCTGGAAACAGGTGATGCAGTTGCAATTAAAAAGGTGCTGCAGGATAAAAGATATAAAAATAGAGAACTTCAGATCATGCGCTTACTGGACCACTCTAATGTTGTTCAATTGAAgcattgtttcttttcaactACTGAAAAGGAGGAGCTTTACCTTAACCTTGTCCTTGAGTATATATCGGAGACTGTTTACAGGGTGTCAAAACATTATGTCAGGATGAACCAACATGTTCCCATTATTTATGTGCAGTTGTACACATACCAG ATTTGTCGGGCATTGAATTACTTGCACCATGTTGTTGGTGTGTGTCATCGTGATATTAAGCCACAGAATTTGCTG GTCAATCCCCACACTCATCAGcttaaaatatgtgattttgggAGCGCAAAGATGCTG GTACCAGGTGAAGCAAACATATCGTATATTTGCTCACGATATTATAGAGCTCCAGAACTCATATTTGGGGCTACGGAATATACAACTGCAATTGATATGTGGTCggttggatgtgtatttgccGAGCTCCTCCTTGGGCAG CCTCTGTTTCCTGGGGAGAGTGGTGTTGATCAGCTGGTGGAAATCATAAAA ATTCTTGGAACACCAACCAGAGAAGAAATAAAGTGCATGAATCCAAACTACACAGAGTTCAAGTTTCCTCAAATTAAAGCTCACCCCTGGCATAAG ATATTCCACAAGCAAATGCCCCCTGAAGCTGTGGATCTTGTATCAAGGCTGCTCCAGTATTCACCAAATCTGCGTTGTACTGCT TTAGAGGCTTGTGCGCACCCTTTCTTTGATGATTTGAGAGACCCAAATGTAAGCTTGCCCAATGGACGGGCAGTACCTCCTCTGTTCGATTTCACAGCTCAAG AACTGGCCGGTGCATCCACTGAACTCCGACATCGTCTCATCCCCGAGCATGCTAGAAATTAG
- the LOC126802057 gene encoding uncharacterized protein LOC126802057 has translation MVKINVDAAWKATSSHSGIGACVRNYLGASIAGRCSLGSFNSALEAEAEVVVNGVNLAASLSLKKVIVEGDCRDVMLAMSEEVQSANWKIQPMVRKVQSLLHLFDQIEWNWVPRDANHLADAAAKMAMSELCSLDWDSCPPTSLSGILRADGLPGPP, from the coding sequence ATGGTGAAAATCAACGTGGATGCAGCTTGGAAAGCTACTTCTTCCCATTCGGGAATAGGAGCGTGCGTGAGAAATTACCTCGGTGCCTCAATTGCAGGGAGATGTTCTTTGGGGAGTTTTAATTCTGCATTGGAGGCAGAGGCTGAGGTTGTAGTGAATGGGGTTAATCTGGCTGCAAGTTTAAGTTTGAAGAAGGTTATTGTGGAAGGGGATTGCCGTGACGTGATGCTTGCTATGTCAGAAGAAGTTCAATCTGCAAATTGGAAGATTCAACCTATGGTGAGGAAAGTTCAATCTCTTCTCCATCTCTTTGATCAAATCGAGTGGAACTGGGTTCCGCGGGATGCAAACCATCTAGCAGACGCTGCTGCGAAGATGGCAATGTCGGAGTTGTGCTCTTTAGATTGGGACTCGTGTCCCCCAACTTCGCTTTCTGGAATTTTGAGAGCTGATGGCCTCCCTGGCCCCCCTTGA